From a region of the Acomys russatus chromosome 4, mAcoRus1.1, whole genome shotgun sequence genome:
- the Defb115 gene encoding beta-defensin 115, which translates to MLPTRSSTLSGHIKLWFLILAVFVVLAQTSPDGWLKTCFFGRGKCKRECAASEKKKETCGKHTFCCVPEAKSKLSSIPIRNEREKHELAAYLKVAKSLIIVDCTKLVMSNDQEATIPACLIGIIKGRDS; encoded by the exons ATGCTGCCGACTCGCTCCTCCACCCTCTCAGGACACATTAAGCTCTGGTTCCTGATCTTAGCTGTCTTTGTGGTCCTGGCTCAGACGTCCCCAG ATGGATGGCTCAAAACATGCTTCTTTGGGAGGGGCAAATGCAAACGAGAATGTGCcgcaagtgaaaagaaaaaagagacctGTGGGAAGCACACTTTCTGCTGCGTCCCAGAAGCAAAGTCAAAACTATCCTCCATCCCAATACGCAATGAACGGGAAAAGCATG AATTGGCTGCTTACCTGAAAGTCGCAAAGTCCTTAATCATAGTGGACTGTACAAAGCTGGTCATGTCCAATGACCAGGAGGCAACTATTCCTGCC TGCCTGATTGGCATCATAAAAGGCCGCGACAGCTGA
- the LOC127187527 gene encoding beta-defensin 20-like, protein MKLLPLLIALLFVVLADGAQPKRCFNNVSGYCRKRCKLGEISEVGCLHAKYCCVNEQANKNYQVINQPEKPKKKSKGVQHYWILPTVTYFTISI, encoded by the exons ATGAAGCTGCTTCCACTTCTCATTGCCTTGCTGTTTGTGGTACTTGCAG ATGGTGCGCaacccaaaagatgttttaacAATGTATCAGGCTACTGCAGGAAGAGATGCAAATTAGGGGAGATATCCGAGGTGGGCTGCCTGCATGCCAAGTACTGTTGCGTTAATGAGCAGGCTAACAAAAACTACCAAGTCATCAACCAGCCGGAAAAGCCCAAAAAGAAGTCAAAAGGAGTCCAACACTATTGGATCCTGCCCACCGTCACATACTTTACCATCAGTATCTGA